A region from the bacterium genome encodes:
- a CDS encoding NlpC/P60 family protein, with amino-acid sequence MDCYRPDPPFSAPEVQHRPSPCIYLVRAGKGFHRQHPASAIFLIALVLILRGVLPTPLKALQIDSTATPLAATPVPGTILAAPAPAERSAADIAAEIIAAETAAYTLRTASPLTFKSDSTGPEIVAAAAMERFRLEMRQKIAAINGPDSTFFQPFLGLKTGAADAAPHGAVERLQRALLQWNAKLPLKINGHYDEATVKSLTVFKLVYDLGCDGSYIDQNTAGYLLALEEGRRKELQEPQGPIGRLVYNAAQFLGLRYRLGGDGKKATDCGMLTRMALIGAGLVDEVFNRVAATQYKYAEEGQMGLTLIDKNEEPAPGDLVFFNWHTRRARYRYKGITHVGILLGKVGESLYVLEANSNRRERKVTILDRAKSIHRIAGYGRFTAAPEEGPIELSRDTTD; translated from the coding sequence TTGGATTGTTATCGGCCCGACCCCCCTTTTTCAGCCCCTGAAGTGCAGCATCGCCCGTCCCCGTGCATCTACCTTGTCCGCGCGGGTAAGGGCTTTCACCGGCAGCACCCGGCTTCCGCGATCTTTTTAATTGCGCTGGTGCTGATTCTGCGCGGCGTTCTGCCCACGCCGCTCAAAGCGCTGCAGATCGATTCGACCGCAACCCCCTTGGCCGCCACGCCGGTGCCGGGGACGATACTGGCAGCGCCGGCCCCCGCCGAACGCTCGGCTGCCGACATCGCGGCTGAGATCATCGCCGCTGAAACGGCCGCCTACACGCTGCGCACCGCTTCCCCTTTGACTTTCAAGTCCGACAGCACCGGACCCGAGATCGTCGCTGCAGCGGCGATGGAAAGGTTTCGTCTCGAAATGCGGCAAAAGATTGCCGCCATCAACGGACCGGATTCCACCTTTTTCCAGCCCTTCCTCGGGCTTAAAACCGGAGCGGCCGACGCCGCGCCCCACGGAGCGGTCGAACGCCTGCAACGCGCCCTGCTGCAATGGAACGCCAAACTTCCCCTGAAAATCAACGGCCATTATGACGAGGCTACGGTCAAATCACTCACGGTCTTCAAGCTTGTCTACGATCTCGGCTGCGACGGCTCCTATATCGATCAGAACACCGCTGGCTACCTGCTCGCCCTCGAAGAGGGCCGACGCAAAGAGCTGCAGGAACCGCAGGGGCCAATCGGACGGCTGGTCTACAACGCGGCCCAGTTTCTTGGCCTGCGCTATCGCCTCGGCGGTGACGGCAAAAAGGCGACCGACTGCGGCATGCTGACGCGGATGGCCCTAATCGGGGCCGGTCTGGTGGATGAGGTCTTTAACCGCGTCGCCGCCACCCAATACAAGTATGCCGAAGAGGGGCAGATGGGACTGACCCTGATCGACAAGAACGAAGAACCGGCTCCCGGGGATCTGGTCTTCTTTAACTGGCACACACGCCGCGCCCGCTATCGCTACAAGGGCATCACCCATGTCGGCATTCTCCTCGGCAAAGTGGGCGAAAGCCTCTACGTGCTCGAGGCCAATTCTAACCGCAGAGAACGCAAGGTCACGATTCTCGATCGGGCTAAGTCGATTCATCGGATCGCCGGCTACGGCCGCTTCACCGCTGCGCCTGAGGAGGGACCCATCGAGCTCTCCCGCGACACCACAGACTGA
- a CDS encoding UvrB/UvrC motif-containing protein has protein sequence MTDDIGPLLKKWRYTPNDINVRLVHGEDGREKLQLRLDLGIIQMELDGRPDGRRPHRFESYYTYYLNKARLAEKQGGHNLSLTPLDCWLLQQESVQFYHRYLALMRLGDYPRVIRDTLRNLHVLDFVGQHTSNDEIIWSFEQYRPFVIMMNTRACASQSLELRDYDKALEYIKSGSTKLRKFYLAHRARIGEERLELDLLHEWAVEIRRRRPVSDRELLARELRQAIHKEEYERAALLRDMLGELEKPAGKE, from the coding sequence ATGACGGATGACATCGGTCCCCTGTTGAAGAAGTGGCGCTACACGCCCAATGATATCAACGTCCGCCTCGTTCACGGCGAGGATGGCCGGGAGAAACTGCAGCTGCGGCTGGATCTCGGCATTATTCAGATGGAGCTGGACGGGCGACCGGACGGCCGCCGGCCGCATCGTTTCGAGTCCTATTACACCTATTATCTGAACAAGGCGCGTCTTGCCGAGAAGCAGGGGGGGCACAACCTGAGCTTGACGCCTCTGGACTGCTGGCTGCTACAGCAGGAGTCGGTCCAGTTCTACCATCGCTATCTTGCCCTGATGCGCCTGGGCGACTATCCGCGCGTGATCCGCGACACCCTGCGCAATCTGCACGTCCTCGACTTTGTCGGCCAGCATACCTCCAACGACGAAATCATCTGGTCTTTTGAACAATATCGCCCCTTTGTCATCATGATGAACACCCGTGCTTGTGCGTCGCAGAGCCTGGAGCTGCGGGATTATGACAAGGCCCTCGAATACATCAAGTCGGGCAGCACTAAATTGAGAAAATTCTACCTCGCCCATCGCGCCCGCATTGGCGAAGAGCGGTTGGAGCTCGACTTGCTGCATGAATGGGCGGTGGAGATCCGGCGCCGGCGCCCGGTGAGCGACCGCGAGCTCCTGGCGCGGGAGTTGCGGCAGGCGATTCACAAGGAAGAGTACGAGCGGGCCGCGCTGCTGCGCGACATGCTCGGCGAATTGGAGAAACCGGCCGGTAAAGAGTGA
- the purQ gene encoding phosphoribosylformylglycinamidine synthase I, with amino-acid sequence MKPKVLVLRAAGSNCDMETQFAFQYAGAEAELIHINRLLRGEVHLATYQILAIPGGFTYGDDISAGKILANELQFKLAGQLTAFHEAGGLILGICNGFQVLVKAGLLPEVDLGGPQEVTLVHNDSGKFEDRWVHLQVPDSRSLFTAGLSGPIYLPVAHAEGKFAALSPAVLDRLEANRQIVLRYTAADGGPAAYPENPNGSDRDIAGICDSTGRILGLMPHPERHIDPTHHPRWTRNGLAREGDGVALFRNAVAYFS; translated from the coding sequence ATGAAACCCAAGGTGCTGGTGCTGCGTGCAGCCGGATCGAATTGCGACATGGAGACCCAATTCGCTTTCCAGTACGCCGGAGCCGAGGCCGAGCTGATCCATATCAACCGACTGCTGCGCGGCGAGGTCCATCTGGCAACCTATCAAATCCTCGCGATCCCCGGCGGCTTCACCTACGGCGATGACATTTCGGCGGGCAAAATTCTTGCTAACGAGCTGCAGTTCAAACTCGCCGGTCAGCTCACCGCCTTCCATGAGGCCGGCGGACTCATCCTCGGAATTTGCAATGGATTTCAGGTGTTAGTTAAAGCAGGGCTTTTGCCGGAGGTGGATCTGGGCGGCCCCCAGGAAGTCACCCTGGTCCATAATGATTCGGGCAAGTTTGAGGACCGCTGGGTCCATCTGCAGGTGCCCGATAGCCGCTCCCTTTTCACCGCGGGCCTGAGTGGTCCGATTTATCTCCCCGTCGCCCATGCCGAGGGCAAATTTGCCGCTCTGAGCCCGGCGGTGCTCGACCGGCTGGAGGCCAATCGTCAGATCGTCTTGCGTTACACGGCGGCGGATGGCGGGCCGGCAGCATATCCGGAGAACCCCAATGGCTCGGACCGCGATATTGCGGGCATCTGTGACTCCACCGGACGCATTCTGGGCCTTATGCCCCATCCGGAGCGGCACATCGATCCGACCCATCATCCACGCTGGACGCGCAACGGCCTGGCACGCGAGGGTGATGGCGTAGCGCTCTTTCGGAATGCGGTGGCCTATTTCAGCTGA
- the purL gene encoding phosphoribosylformylglycinamidine synthase subunit PurL: MITRIELAQKPRFHDAAGEALLAGARDLGITGLIAVYAFRVYYFLGALSPEEQQRIATRLLADAVTDDYAINALLNRAAGDEVWSVEVTFNRGVTDLVAETTRKGAADLGLHRVEAVKTARRYELAGRLTPAEKELIAQKLLMNKVVEHLCVPGEKLFFANSDAPFELIHIPLLQADAEQLLAISRERDLFLNRVEMQTIQAHFRSLQREPTDIELEMIAQTWSEHCSHKTLTGLVEFEGRIIDNPLKETIFRVTQELNRPWCVSVFKDNAGIITFDEEYNLCFKVETHNHPSAMEPYGGANTGIGGVIRDPMGTGLGAKPIINTDIFCFGPVDWPHARLPKGVLHPKRVMQGVVAGVRDYGNRMGIPTSNGALYFDERYLGNPLVYCGNVGLIPRDRCEKQVVPGDYIVVVGGRTGRDGIHGATASSGELHSESEGTWSGAVQIGNPIVEKKLVDTLMQARDRGLYRAITDCGAGGLSSAVGELAKSTGAEVDLEFIPLKYHGLTYMEIWISEAQERMVIFVAPEHLEAALALFAAEDVEATVIGRTTDDHKIRLRYHGTVVGELEMAFLHDGQPRIVRKAVWENPGNAEPAFPQPDHLGMILHRLLAAPNICSKEWVIRQYDHEVQGGSVLKPLVGVANDGPGDACITRPRLESHRAVILANGLNPKYGLLDPYWMAASAIDEALRNIVAVGGRPERTALLDNFCWGNTEKPDRLGGLLRAAQACYDMGKALGTPFISGKDSLNNEYKTEAGESIAIPPTLLISAIAVMEDCRKAVTMDLKTAGDRLYLLGETGKELGGSHYYELMGQEGGVVPRVDPVRARALFTALADAIDAGLVRACHDCSEGGLGVALAEMAFAGGLGAAVSLQAMVRRSELQRSDWALFAESNSRFVVEVIPANEAAFRTAFAGLPCALIGEVTAAPRLQIRGLTDEPLVDEPIDTLKRSWQETLRW; the protein is encoded by the coding sequence GTGATCACCCGAATCGAATTGGCCCAAAAACCCCGCTTCCATGATGCCGCCGGTGAGGCGCTGTTGGCCGGCGCGCGTGACCTGGGCATCACCGGACTCATTGCGGTGTACGCCTTTCGCGTCTATTATTTTTTGGGAGCGCTCTCGCCTGAGGAGCAGCAGCGCATTGCCACCCGCCTCCTCGCCGACGCCGTAACCGACGACTATGCCATCAATGCCTTGCTCAACCGCGCCGCCGGTGATGAGGTCTGGTCGGTGGAGGTGACCTTCAACCGCGGTGTCACCGACCTGGTCGCCGAAACCACCCGCAAGGGAGCGGCGGACCTCGGGTTGCACCGGGTGGAAGCGGTCAAAACCGCCCGGCGCTACGAACTGGCCGGCCGGCTCACGCCGGCCGAAAAAGAGCTCATCGCCCAGAAGCTGTTGATGAACAAGGTGGTAGAGCACCTCTGCGTTCCCGGTGAAAAGCTCTTTTTCGCGAACAGCGATGCCCCCTTTGAACTGATTCATATCCCGCTGCTCCAGGCCGACGCGGAGCAATTGCTGGCGATCAGCCGCGAACGCGACCTTTTCCTCAATCGGGTCGAAATGCAGACGATTCAGGCTCACTTCCGCAGCTTGCAGCGGGAGCCGACCGATATCGAGCTTGAGATGATCGCTCAGACCTGGTCGGAACATTGCAGCCACAAGACCCTTACCGGCCTGGTTGAGTTCGAAGGCCGCATCATCGACAATCCTCTCAAGGAGACGATCTTCCGGGTCACGCAGGAGTTGAACCGGCCCTGGTGCGTCTCGGTCTTCAAGGATAACGCCGGCATCATCACCTTCGACGAGGAGTACAACCTCTGTTTCAAGGTGGAGACCCATAATCATCCTTCGGCCATGGAGCCCTATGGCGGTGCCAACACCGGAATCGGCGGCGTCATCCGCGATCCGATGGGAACGGGCCTCGGGGCCAAGCCGATCATTAATACCGATATCTTTTGCTTCGGCCCGGTCGATTGGCCTCACGCGCGGTTGCCCAAAGGGGTGCTGCACCCCAAGCGGGTGATGCAGGGGGTGGTGGCTGGTGTCCGCGATTACGGCAACCGGATGGGCATCCCGACCTCGAATGGCGCCCTCTACTTTGACGAACGCTACCTCGGCAATCCCCTGGTCTACTGCGGCAATGTCGGCCTGATCCCGCGCGACCGGTGCGAAAAACAGGTGGTGCCGGGCGATTATATTGTGGTTGTCGGTGGACGCACCGGCCGCGACGGCATCCATGGCGCCACAGCCTCCTCCGGCGAGCTGCACAGCGAGAGCGAAGGAACCTGGAGCGGTGCCGTCCAGATCGGCAATCCCATTGTCGAGAAGAAACTGGTGGATACCCTGATGCAGGCCCGCGACCGCGGTCTTTACCGCGCCATCACCGATTGCGGGGCCGGCGGACTCTCCTCGGCAGTCGGTGAACTCGCGAAAAGCACCGGCGCCGAGGTCGATCTCGAATTCATCCCACTCAAGTATCACGGCCTGACCTACATGGAGATCTGGATCTCGGAAGCGCAGGAACGCATGGTGATCTTCGTCGCGCCGGAGCACCTCGAAGCGGCGCTGGCGCTCTTCGCCGCCGAGGATGTTGAGGCGACTGTGATCGGCCGCACCACCGACGATCACAAGATCCGCCTGCGCTACCATGGGACCGTCGTCGGCGAGCTGGAAATGGCCTTCCTGCACGACGGCCAGCCGCGCATTGTGCGCAAGGCCGTCTGGGAGAATCCCGGCAATGCCGAACCGGCGTTTCCGCAGCCCGACCATCTGGGCATGATCCTGCATCGCCTCCTTGCCGCTCCGAACATCTGCAGCAAGGAGTGGGTGATCCGGCAATACGATCACGAGGTTCAGGGCGGCAGCGTCCTCAAACCGCTGGTCGGTGTGGCCAACGACGGCCCGGGTGATGCCTGCATCACCCGGCCGCGCCTTGAGAGCCACCGCGCCGTCATACTAGCCAACGGCCTCAATCCCAAATATGGACTCCTCGATCCCTATTGGATGGCAGCCTCGGCCATCGATGAGGCCTTGCGCAATATCGTTGCCGTCGGGGGGCGTCCCGAGCGCACCGCGCTGCTTGACAACTTTTGCTGGGGGAACACCGAAAAACCCGATCGTCTCGGCGGCCTCCTCCGCGCCGCGCAGGCCTGTTATGACATGGGCAAGGCGCTGGGCACGCCTTTCATTTCGGGCAAGGACAGTCTCAACAACGAATACAAGACCGAGGCGGGGGAGAGTATCGCCATCCCGCCCACCTTGCTCATCTCCGCGATCGCGGTCATGGAGGATTGCCGCAAAGCGGTCACCATGGACCTCAAGACCGCCGGTGACAGACTCTACCTGCTCGGCGAGACCGGCAAGGAACTGGGCGGATCGCATTATTACGAACTCATGGGGCAGGAGGGCGGAGTGGTGCCGCGGGTCGATCCTGTCCGCGCCCGGGCGCTCTTCACAGCCCTCGCCGACGCGATCGATGCCGGGCTGGTGCGTGCCTGCCACGACTGCTCCGAGGGTGGTCTCGGTGTAGCCCTGGCGGAGATGGCCTTTGCCGGCGGCCTCGGCGCCGCCGTGAGCCTGCAGGCGATGGTGCGCCGCAGCGAGCTGCAGCGTAGTGACTGGGCGCTCTTCGCCGAATCCAACAGCCGTTTTGTGGTCGAGGTGATACCCGCGAATGAAGCGGCCTTCAGAACGGCTTTCGCCGGGCTTCCCTGTGCCCTTATAGGTGAGGTCACAGCCGCACCTCGTCTGCAAATCCGCGGTCTGACGGATGAACCGCTGGTCGATGAGCCCATTGATACCTTGAAACGCTCCTGGCAAGAAACTCTGAGGTGGTAA
- a CDS encoding MFS transporter, with amino-acid sequence MSAKIGKYRWTICALVFFATTVNYLDRQVLSLLKDRLEVEFNWSDSDYANIVAVFQFVYAISMLFAGRLIDWLGTKLGYALSLLVWSIAAMLHALARGTGGFMAARGLLGFGESGNFPAAIKTIAEWFPKKERALATGIFNSGANVGAILAPLTVPWIAGHLGWQAAFIIVGGIGLLWLLFWFWLYEAPRLSKRVKPAEFAYIHSDAEESVPGNEAPNEKISWFRLLGYKQTWAFSFGKFMTDGVWWFFLFWLPAYLKAQYHMTGTMVAFPLAVLYSMSTVGSVAGGWLPMHFINQGLEPYAARMKAMLRIAAIPLVVLSAQYLGSYSYWLPVLIIGLGTAAHQAWSANIFTTVSDMFPKKAVASVTGIGGMAGGIGGIVINKAAGWLFDGYRSAGIARSFAQAQMNNLGGFLEKIKALSLVNKHGEVVNLNTKALADLPGEVVTQLQAVDAHAFEALKNLQGPLVQERLTVAYTLVFAFCALAYLMAWAVMYFLVPRFKRIEDL; translated from the coding sequence CTGAGTGCAAAGATCGGTAAATATCGCTGGACCATCTGTGCCCTGGTCTTTTTTGCCACGACCGTCAACTATCTCGATCGCCAGGTGCTCAGCCTGCTGAAGGACCGCCTCGAGGTGGAGTTCAACTGGAGCGACTCCGACTACGCCAATATAGTCGCCGTCTTCCAGTTCGTCTACGCCATTTCGATGCTCTTTGCAGGGCGGCTGATCGACTGGCTCGGAACCAAGCTGGGCTATGCCCTTTCGCTGCTGGTCTGGTCGATCGCAGCCATGCTGCATGCCCTGGCGCGCGGTACCGGCGGCTTCATGGCCGCCCGCGGCCTTCTCGGCTTCGGCGAATCGGGCAACTTTCCGGCCGCGATCAAGACCATTGCGGAGTGGTTCCCGAAGAAGGAACGCGCTCTGGCCACCGGGATCTTCAACTCCGGCGCCAATGTCGGGGCGATTCTGGCGCCGCTCACCGTGCCCTGGATTGCGGGGCATCTCGGCTGGCAAGCAGCCTTTATCATCGTCGGTGGTATCGGATTGCTCTGGCTGCTATTCTGGTTTTGGCTCTATGAGGCCCCCCGGCTCAGCAAACGCGTCAAGCCGGCCGAATTCGCCTATATCCACAGCGATGCCGAGGAGTCCGTGCCAGGCAACGAGGCGCCCAATGAAAAGATCTCCTGGTTCCGGTTATTGGGCTATAAACAGACTTGGGCCTTCAGCTTTGGCAAGTTCATGACCGATGGCGTCTGGTGGTTCTTCCTGTTTTGGCTGCCGGCCTACCTCAAAGCCCAGTACCATATGACCGGGACCATGGTCGCCTTTCCCCTCGCCGTCCTTTACAGCATGTCCACAGTCGGCAGCGTTGCCGGCGGCTGGCTGCCCATGCATTTCATCAACCAGGGGCTGGAACCCTATGCCGCACGCATGAAGGCGATGCTCCGCATCGCCGCCATCCCGCTGGTGGTGCTGTCCGCCCAGTATCTGGGCAGCTACAGTTACTGGCTGCCGGTGCTGATTATCGGTCTCGGCACGGCCGCACATCAGGCCTGGTCCGCCAATATCTTCACCACGGTCTCGGATATGTTCCCAAAGAAGGCGGTTGCAAGCGTGACCGGCATCGGCGGCATGGCGGGCGGCATCGGCGGCATCGTCATCAACAAAGCGGCCGGCTGGCTTTTTGACGGCTACCGCAGCGCCGGCATTGCCCGCTCCTTTGCCCAGGCCCAAATGAACAACCTCGGCGGCTTCCTGGAAAAGATCAAGGCCCTCTCCCTGGTCAACAAGCACGGCGAGGTGGTCAATCTCAACACCAAGGCCCTGGCCGATCTGCCCGGGGAGGTCGTCACCCAACTGCAGGCGGTGGATGCTCACGCTTTCGAAGCCCTCAAGAACCTCCAGGGACCGCTTGTTCAGGAGCGCCTGACCGTCGCCTATACCCTCGTTTTTGCTTTTTGCGCTCTGGCCTATCTCATGGCCTGGGCGGTGATGTATTTCCTTGTGCCGCGCTTTAAACGGATCGAGGATTTGTGA
- a CDS encoding glycoside hydrolase family 30 protein: protein MKPSLITLTLTSALFLACTAEKKAPDTVTASPGKVRIYQTAQSSAARMADLGTVEFAAFGQPLETQPCVFIDPTHTFQTVIGIGGALTDASAETFFSLSKAKQQELLTAYFDPDRGLGYSLARTNIQSCDFSSESYAYVERGDLELKSFSIAHDKSFKIPFIKKAMAAAGGHILLYASPWSPPAWMKTNDDMLHGGKLKPECAQAWANLYVKFIQAYEAEGIPVWGLSVQNEPMATQTWESCIFTAEEERDFVKKYIGPTLARSGMAGKKLIVWDHNRDLLYQRASTILNDPEAARYVWGVGFHWYMNDVFDNVKRVHEAFPEINLIFTEGCTYPYSTEKLGEWHWGERYGESLVRDFNNGAVGWTDWNVLLDEKGGPNHVGNYCYAPVHKTAAGDLYYMNSFYYLGHFSKFVRPGARRIIACSNRDKLLTTGFVNPDGKLAVIVLNLSDETLPYKLWRSGMAADVTSLPHSIMTLIID from the coding sequence GTGAAACCATCCCTGATTACTTTGACCCTAACATCCGCCCTTTTCCTGGCTTGCACTGCGGAAAAGAAAGCCCCTGACACCGTAACGGCATCTCCCGGAAAGGTCAGGATTTACCAGACGGCGCAGTCGAGCGCCGCCCGCATGGCGGATCTGGGGACCGTGGAGTTCGCCGCCTTCGGCCAGCCGCTCGAAACCCAGCCCTGCGTCTTCATCGATCCAACCCATACCTTTCAGACCGTCATCGGCATCGGCGGCGCCCTGACCGATGCCTCGGCGGAAACCTTTTTCAGCCTCTCCAAAGCCAAGCAGCAGGAGCTGCTGACCGCCTACTTCGATCCTGACCGGGGATTGGGCTACTCCCTGGCGCGAACCAATATTCAGAGCTGCGATTTTTCGAGCGAAAGTTATGCGTATGTCGAGCGTGGCGATCTGGAGCTGAAAAGCTTCAGCATTGCACACGACAAGTCGTTCAAGATCCCCTTCATCAAGAAGGCCATGGCCGCGGCCGGTGGCCACATCCTCCTCTATGCCAGTCCGTGGAGCCCGCCGGCGTGGATGAAAACCAACGATGACATGCTGCACGGCGGCAAGCTGAAACCGGAGTGCGCTCAGGCCTGGGCCAACCTGTATGTCAAATTCATCCAGGCTTATGAAGCCGAAGGGATTCCGGTCTGGGGCCTCTCGGTGCAGAATGAGCCCATGGCCACGCAGACCTGGGAGAGCTGTATCTTTACCGCCGAAGAGGAGCGTGATTTCGTTAAAAAGTACATCGGCCCCACCCTCGCCCGGTCGGGCATGGCCGGCAAAAAACTGATCGTTTGGGATCACAACCGTGATCTGCTCTATCAGCGCGCGAGCACGATCCTAAACGATCCCGAAGCGGCGCGGTACGTCTGGGGCGTCGGTTTTCACTGGTACATGAACGACGTCTTCGATAATGTCAAGCGGGTGCACGAGGCCTTTCCAGAAATAAACTTGATCTTCACCGAGGGCTGCACCTATCCCTATTCGACCGAGAAACTGGGCGAATGGCATTGGGGCGAACGCTATGGCGAGTCCCTGGTGCGCGATTTCAACAACGGGGCCGTCGGCTGGACCGACTGGAACGTCCTGCTCGATGAGAAGGGGGGACCCAACCACGTCGGCAACTATTGCTACGCCCCGGTCCACAAGACTGCCGCAGGCGATCTCTACTACATGAACTCATTTTATTACCTCGGCCACTTTAGCAAATTCGTCCGGCCCGGGGCCAGGCGGATCATCGCCTGCTCCAACCGCGACAAGCTGCTGACCACGGGCTTTGTCAATCCCGACGGCAAGCTCGCTGTGATCGTCCTCAATCTCTCGGATGAAACCCTCCCCTACAAGCTCTGGCGCAGCGGGATGGCGGCCGATGTAACGAGTCTACCTCACTCAATCATGACCCTGATAATCGACTGA
- a CDS encoding helix-turn-helix domain-containing protein, whose amino-acid sequence MRVFGSTLINNTLIGVSPEIEAVRNQIIQLAKSMNNVLVYGELGTEILPAARQIAEQMHLEASRIHEVKGSLIEQKLQPWLSRLEEKNAAGSAAVLIIDGLETVNATAQVLLRDILAAPPSGIELRVISTALPGIHEAVQKKGFLPELFITLTASSVRIPPLRERKEDVPLIFEAVLQQIFGQMNRPIPPVSFDLVMHLVTHQWPGNMIELEKMAYELALQEAPQPATVAAAVQTAALPQIGSLSEAIEALEKSLIKRSLEQFGGSQRKTAHALGLTEPNLRYRMKKLGMNKKLVYSVD is encoded by the coding sequence ATGCGCGTTTTTGGTTCAACCTTGATCAACAACACCCTGATCGGCGTCTCACCGGAGATCGAAGCCGTCCGCAACCAGATCATCCAGCTGGCAAAATCGATGAACAACGTCCTGGTCTATGGCGAGCTGGGCACCGAGATCCTGCCCGCCGCACGGCAGATTGCCGAACAGATGCATCTGGAGGCCTCGCGGATTCATGAGGTGAAGGGAAGCCTCATCGAACAGAAACTGCAGCCCTGGTTGAGCCGGCTGGAGGAGAAGAACGCCGCCGGTTCTGCCGCCGTATTGATCATCGACGGCCTGGAGACCGTCAACGCCACGGCGCAGGTACTGCTTCGGGATATACTGGCAGCCCCTCCATCCGGCATCGAGTTGCGCGTCATCTCGACTGCGCTTCCAGGCATCCATGAAGCGGTGCAAAAGAAGGGCTTTCTGCCGGAGCTGTTCATCACCCTGACAGCGAGTTCCGTGCGCATCCCGCCCCTGCGCGAGCGCAAAGAGGATGTCCCCCTGATCTTTGAAGCCGTTTTGCAGCAGATTTTTGGACAAATGAACCGGCCCATTCCGCCGGTCTCGTTTGACCTGGTCATGCACCTGGTCACCCACCAGTGGCCCGGCAATATGATTGAGCTGGAAAAGATGGCTTACGAGTTGGCGCTGCAGGAAGCGCCACAGCCGGCGACGGTGGCCGCTGCCGTGCAGACCGCCGCGCTGCCGCAAATCGGCTCGCTTTCGGAGGCCATCGAGGCGTTGGAGAAGAGCCTGATTAAGAGAAGCCTGGAACAATTTGGCGGCAGCCAGCGCAAGACTGCACACGCCCTCGGCCTCACCGAACCCAATCTTCGCTACCGCATGAAGAAACTCGGCATGAATAAAAAGCTGGTCTATTCAGTCGACTGA